The DNA window TCTGTTTTGCAGACATAACACTTTCTTGGCGTTTCAAATTCTAATTGTTCTTTGCTTTCCAAATCCTGCAAAGCCAATAATTTTGGAGCTACAAAAACATTCGCTTCCCGAGCCGACCGAATACCCGTTTCTTTGCGAGCGGTTCTGTCTTTCTTTTCTTGTTTGCGTCTGGCTACTGCTTTACCATCTTTCTTTCTTTTTTCCAATTCGGTGCGGTCGGGCCTTGCAAATTGTCCTGCTGCCTTGATCAAGGCGGTTCTTTGTTCCTTTGGAATTTCAAATATTTGATCGGTTTCCGTATTCAATTGCGCCAAAATCGCAATACAACGGTCAATTTCTTCGGGAGTTATGGCGCGAATATTTTCTATTTCTTCGTTTATCATTATTTAAAACAGGAATTTTCATGAGTAAAAATCCCAAGCTGCAAATATAGTGTTTAAGTCGTCAGCTATTTCACAAAGGAAAAAACTAAGTATCGTAAAGTCTAGTTTTTGTTTTTAGAATTTTTGAAAAATCTCTGTGTATCTTTGTGACCTCTTTGTGAACCTTTGTGAAATAAACTATGCTCTTCCAAATCAAATCTTATCTGCAATTCCTTTGGCATTCTAAAAACGAACACGCTGTGCATTCGCCTTTTGTATTCAATTTGATTACCAAATGTTTTTATGATAGGAAATCTAAACCTGACCCGAGCGGGAGCGAACAGGCGAAGCAATACAAGGTTTTAAAGAAATATAGAGCTTCACTTTTAGCAAACAAAAAAACGATTCAAATTACCGATTTCGGAGCGGGTTCGAAAGTTTTTAAATCCAATACACGACAAATTTCGCAAATCGCAAAAACCGCCGGAATTTCGCCCAAACGCGCCGAATTATTGTTTCGAATTGCAAATTATTTTCAGCCGGAGTCTATTTTAGAAATAGGAACCTCATTAGGATTAGCAACTTCTGCCCTAGCCTTGGGCAATACAAACGCAAGGATAATTACATTGGAAGGCTGCCCGACAACAATGGCAATTGCAAAAAATCAATTGCAATTATTCAATTTTGAAAATGTGGAATGTATCACCACCGAGTTTAATGATTTCCTGCAAATCTGCAATCTAAAATCTGAAATCTGCAATCTGATTTATTTCGATGGCAATCATTCAAAAAAAGCTACTTTAGACTACTTCCAACTTTTACTGCCCACGATTTGCAATGAAACAGTCTGGATTTTTGATGACATTCATTGGTCAACCGAAATGGAAGCCGCTTGGAAAATCATCCGAAATCATCCGAAAGTAACGGTAACCATCGACACTTTTCAATGGGGATTGGTATTTTTTAGAATAGAGCAACCCAAAGAACATTTTGTTATTCGAGTTTAATAATTGTTTAAAAGTTTAATTTGTTTAAATTTGTTGTAACAATACCCAAGATTAGCAGTCCTATTCCATAGTTAACTATCTGAACTCTTAAAATGTATCGCAATAAATGAGTAATCCATTAATTAAAATTAGCCAAATCAAACGAGATTTTGCTCTAGGAAACGAAATCGTTTATGTACTAAAAGGTATTGATTTAGAAATAAATAAAGGCGAATATGTAGCATTGATGGGACCTTCGGGCTCTGG is part of the Flavobacterium nackdongense genome and encodes:
- a CDS encoding O-methyltransferase — its product is MLFQIKSYLQFLWHSKNEHAVHSPFVFNLITKCFYDRKSKPDPSGSEQAKQYKVLKKYRASLLANKKTIQITDFGAGSKVFKSNTRQISQIAKTAGISPKRAELLFRIANYFQPESILEIGTSLGLATSALALGNTNARIITLEGCPTTMAIAKNQLQLFNFENVECITTEFNDFLQICNLKSEICNLIYFDGNHSKKATLDYFQLLLPTICNETVWIFDDIHWSTEMEAAWKIIRNHPKVTVTIDTFQWGLVFFRIEQPKEHFVIRV